A region from the Aphis gossypii isolate Hap1 chromosome 1, ASM2018417v2, whole genome shotgun sequence genome encodes:
- the LOC114120267 gene encoding uncharacterized protein LOC114120267 — protein sequence MPTSGPVYQPTTVSYEQQSEWSQPSNGLINRTLNHIRNPRWFHWSFILISWILIAIGVFLFLSITTSFVNSDDIKDNYTEDIAFLVIGSFCFVFGVVLLIGYFRYIKDKESCPCFNSKARQMESQSSNGQVLTLNPSTDLLMASAQYGPTSEAPPTIIEEDETRKLMGNDNKDCNDERDHMLVTSNPPVAALRTHVPGGVSPLSGEDA from the exons atgccGACATCCGGTCCAGTATACCAGCCGACTACAGTCAGTTATGAACAACAAAGCGAATGGTCTCAGCCATCAAATGGATTAATCAATCGTACCCTGAATCACATCCGTAACCCAAGGTGGTTCCACTGGTCATTTATTTTGATCAGTTGGATCCTGATTGCCATTGGTGTTTTCTTGTTCCTCTCTATTACCACAAGCTTTGTGAACTCAGACGACATTAAGGACAATTATACAGAAGACATAGCATTCTTGGTTATTGGctctttttgttttgtatttggtGTTGTCCTATTAATAGGTTATTTCCGATACATCAAGGACAAAGAGAGTTGTCCATGTTTCAACAGCAAAGCACGACAAATGGAATCTCAGTCTTCTAATGGACAA GTACTCACATTGAATCCATCAACAGACCTCCTGATGGCATCTGCACAGTACGGACCAACATCAGAAGCTCCACCTACAATTATTGAAGAAGATGAAACTAGAAAATTAATGGGAAATGATAACAAAGATTG CAATGACGAAAGGGACCACATGTTAGTAACAAGCAACCCGCCGGTAGCGGCACTCCGCACGCATGTACCAGGCGGAGTTTCGCCGCTTTCCGGTGAAGATGCTTGA